In Erpetoichthys calabaricus chromosome 6, fErpCal1.3, whole genome shotgun sequence, one genomic interval encodes:
- the LOC114653956 gene encoding chemokine XC receptor 1-like: MDSESTTPPSYDGIEEVCQKKNVQDFGLFITVLIFSVVIVLSLMGNLLVVWILLRYEKRKTVTNIFILNLAISDLLFTFSLPFISLYQSQGWTLGNSMCKIVNGIFYIGFYSGIILMTIMSINRYVAVVHPLADLRSRKGCYGTWASMMIWLVSILASTPSIIFTSELQGDYLQDKSHCDYYNPSWKIVGTYQQNAFFLITLTVIVYCYMRILLRLLQSKTQKRYRTVKLIFTVVAIFFIGWAPFNIVIFLQNLIFHEVEYFLDCAVNTNLDYVFYVCRIFAFSHCCLNPIFYAFVGIKFKNHLKKVLRGCHFDHSTGDQNQHHTRVNFISSGEELSL, encoded by the exons ATG GATTCAGAATCTACAACCCCACCTTCATATGATGGAATAGAAGAAGTAtgtcaaaagaaaaatgttcaagACTTTGGACTTTTTATTACGGTCTTAATTTTTTCAGTGGTAATTGTTCTGAGCCTAATGGGTAACCTTTTGGTGGTTTGGATTCTGCTCAGGTATGAGAAACGGAAAACTGTGACAAACATTTTCATCCTTAACCTCGCCATCTCTGATTTGTTATTcactttttctttacctttcatttcTTTATATCAGTCTCAAGGTTGGACTTTGGGAAACTCCATGTGCAAAATTGtaaatggcatattttatatCGGATTTTACAGTGGCATTATATTAATGACAATAATGAGCATAAATCGCTATGTTGCTGTAGTCCATCCGTTGGCAGATCTTCGTTCCAGGAAGGGGTGCTATGGAACCTGGGCATCCATGATGATTTGGCTGGTAAGCATTTTGGCCAGTACACCTAGTATCATTTTCACTTCAGAGCTACAGGGAGATTATTTACAAGACAAATCTCACTGTGACTATTATAATCCTTCCTGGAAGATAGTTGGAACATATCAGCAGAATGCTTTCTTTTTGATTACACTTACTGTCATTGTCTACTGTTACATGCGAATACTTCTGAGGCTGCTTCAGTCCAAAACTCAGAAGAGGTACCGGACAGTGAAACTCATTTTCACTGTAGTAGCAATTTTTTTCATAGGATGGGCACCTTttaatattgtgatttttttacagaatttgatttttcatGAAGTTGAATATTTTTTAGACTGCGCAGTCAACACGAACCTTGACTATGTATTTTATGTCTGCCGCATCTTTGCTTTCTCTCATTGCTGCCTCAACCCAATTTTTTATGCATTTGTGGGCATTAAGTTTAAGAATCATCTGAAAAAGGTCCTAAGGGGTTGCCATTTTGACCACAGCACTGGAGACCAAAACCAACATCATACCCgagttaattttatttcaagtgGAGAAGAACTTTCATTGTAA
- the LOC114653123 gene encoding chemokine XC receptor 1-like — SVIIVLSLMGNLLVVWILLRYEELKTVTNIFILNLAISDLLFTFSLPFISLYQSQGWTLGNSMCKIVNGIFYIGFYSGIILMTIMSINRYVAVVHPLADLRSRKGCYGTWASMIIWLVSILASTPSIIFTSELQGDYLQDKSHCDYYNPSWKIVGTYQQNAFFLITLTVIVYCYMRILLRLLQSKTQKRYRTVKLIFTVVAIFFIGWAPFNIVIFLQNLIFHEVEYFLDCAVDTNLNYAFYVCRIFAFSHCCLNPIFYAFVGIKFKNLLKKFLRGCHFDHSTGDQNQHHTRVNFISSGEELSL, encoded by the coding sequence TCAGTGATAATTGTTCTGAGCCTAATGGGTAACCTTTTGGTGGTTTGGATTCTGCTCAGGTATGAGGAACTGAAAACTGTGACAAACATTTTCATCCTTAACCTCGCCATCTCTGATTTGTTATTcactttttctttacctttcatttcTTTATATCAGTCTCAAGGTTGGACTTTGGGAAACTCCATGTGCAAAATTGtaaatggcatattttatatCGGATTTTACAGTGGCATTATATTAATGACAATAATGAGCATAAATCGCTATGTTGCTGTAGTCCATCCGTTGGCAGATCTTCGTTCCAGGAAGGGGTGCTATGGAACCTGGGCATCTATGATTATTTGGCTGGTAAGCATTTTGGCCAGTACACCTAGTATCATTTTCACTTCAGAGCTACAGGGAGATTATTTACAAGACAAATCTCACTGTGACTATTATAATCCTTCCTGGAAGATAGTTGGAACATATCAGCAGAATGCTTTCTTTTTGATTACGCTTACTGTCATTGTCTACTGTTACATGCGAATACTTCTGAGGCTGCTTCAATCCAAAACTCAGAAGAGGTACCGGACAGTGAAACTCATTTTCACTGTAGTAGCAATTTTTTTCATAGGATGGGCACCTTttaatattgtgatttttttacagaatttgatttttcatGAAGTTGAATATTTTTTAGACTGCGCAGTCGACACGAACCTTAACTATGCATTTTATGTCTGCCGCATCTTTGCTTTCTCTCATTGCTGCCTCAACCCAATTTTTTATGCATTTGTGGGCATTAAGTTTAAGAATCTTCTGAAAAAGTTTCTAAGGGGTTGCCATTTTGACCACAGCACTGGAGACCAAAATCAACATCATACCCgagttaattttatttcaagtgGAGAAGAACTTTCATTGTAA